A window of Salinibacter grassmerensis contains these coding sequences:
- a CDS encoding cupredoxin domain-containing protein, translated as MTLASTIRSIRLRRALLAAALLVLPFTLILSGCDSGGSGMDESSSVGDQITYDLTAQTDAGVSGTVTFWRAGPESSLVTLNLDGSTTLPGKSHPAHIHESDGGNIAYYLSAVNGSSPNGTTARKIGVPIDSLAAFDGYVNIHESPANLGNVVAQGDIGANAQGTDGSGLDFVANPDSRTYTLNPNTTEGSVLSNGDATTVRFEELTSSKTLVTYSLDIDGSVNQNVESNVTVAQIGHIHQGSLANAPGSISNSDSDGFSGYLGSVAPTDPDARSSRIINASFDKLTSYNGYVNIHQSIANSQYKFAQGDIGSNAENGGGSSADVTVTINNEGSSAWVVDNVEGASGVAGSGQNPTLTLKVGTRYRFDNNGGSNHPLGLQNSSGEYLLNQTDSGSGSLEGDSGINYEEDSDGVAFTYTQSLADAVKTYRCTVHSSMEGTVQTDGSGGGDDGGGYP; from the coding sequence ATGACCCTCGCAAGCACTATTCGTTCAATACGACTCCGCCGCGCACTTCTTGCCGCGGCCCTGCTGGTTCTTCCATTTACTTTGATTCTCAGTGGCTGTGATAGCGGCGGGTCAGGAATGGATGAGAGCAGCAGTGTGGGCGACCAGATCACTTACGACCTGACCGCCCAGACCGACGCTGGCGTCAGCGGCACTGTTACCTTTTGGCGGGCCGGTCCCGAAAGCAGCCTAGTCACGCTTAATCTGGATGGAAGTACAACCCTTCCTGGAAAGTCGCACCCGGCTCACATTCACGAATCCGATGGTGGTAACATTGCTTATTACCTGAGTGCAGTCAACGGCAGCAGTCCCAACGGCACGACCGCCCGGAAGATTGGGGTGCCGATCGACTCCCTAGCTGCCTTTGACGGGTACGTGAACATTCACGAGAGCCCGGCAAACCTCGGAAATGTCGTGGCGCAGGGTGACATCGGCGCCAATGCCCAGGGCACTGACGGGTCGGGATTGGATTTCGTGGCGAATCCGGACTCTAGAACTTATACGCTAAACCCGAACACAACTGAGGGAAGCGTCCTCTCCAACGGAGATGCCACCACAGTCCGCTTCGAAGAGTTGACTAGCTCAAAGACGCTGGTGACTTACTCACTCGATATAGATGGATCGGTGAACCAGAACGTGGAATCCAACGTCACGGTCGCCCAGATCGGTCACATCCACCAGGGAAGCTTGGCGAACGCTCCCGGTTCTATCTCAAACAGCGACAGTGACGGGTTCTCCGGCTATCTCGGTTCGGTGGCGCCCACCGACCCGGATGCCCGAAGCAGCCGCATCATCAACGCGAGCTTCGACAAGCTTACCAGCTACAACGGCTACGTGAACATTCACCAGAGCATTGCCAACTCGCAATATAAGTTCGCGCAAGGCGACATCGGCTCCAACGCCGAGAATGGCGGAGGGTCGTCCGCCGACGTGACGGTGACCATCAATAACGAGGGAAGTAGCGCGTGGGTGGTTGACAATGTCGAGGGCGCCAGTGGCGTCGCCGGCAGTGGTCAGAATCCAACGCTCACCCTGAAGGTAGGTACCCGCTACCGCTTCGACAACAACGGGGGTAGCAACCACCCGCTGGGCCTCCAGAACAGCAGTGGCGAGTATCTGCTGAACCAGACCGACTCCGGCTCCGGCAGCCTCGAAGGTGACAGCGGTATCAACTACGAGGAGGACAGCGACGGAGTCGCCTTCACATACACCCAGTCGCTAGCCGATGCGGTGAAAACCTATCGATGCACCGTGCACTCCTCAATGGAAGGCACCGTCCAAACCGACGGGTCTGGTGGTGGTGATGATGGCGGTGGTTACCCGTGA
- a CDS encoding TonB-dependent receptor, with protein sequence MCSSPSTSSFPTRWLPPFCLFIALASLVVAASPARAQEQGTVTGQVLTPDGNSLPGATVRIAQSDEDGVDPLGDQTNANGNFRIEGVPAGEQELVASFVGYRTQRRDITVGPDTSPLTIRLEAQTLALEGLTVTSQKRIQEVQEIPAAVSSYEGDFLDDIGVQQFDRFSDFVPGLQVQIQSPNNPGFVVRGITSDDGDARVQPRVSVYQNGVSISKSRGSVVELYDLERVEVLKGPQGTLFGRAAQIGAVNIIQNRAENTQSLRLEGGIGNENERYVTGHANVPVVEDKLFLRVASLYNKRDGVVSNKTGDPLNGKETFASRGSMRWLPTDGTVVDVIANYQRDTPPGTSFKSGSFAPPEGTTDPSSAAAMGSDPVLEDDDLFLDRTVWDVTLLVDQALSSNLTLNSTTAYREFDSLERFDADGTAAPALQFDEDAEGKQFSQEVRVTYESTGRFSGFGGANFFWEDGSQRVPFRTDERSFIALLNSDIPLVGEDGQPTLVPSIPNPETGNSVELKDSHQEAYTNYGSTTAAEVFLDGTVDVTEALSVTAGLRGTFEDMTGEYKVTNSETPGRLGALTGASPNNLFEPTNGRLSESETFWSAVGRLAADYAITDDINSYVTLSRGRRPNVIDVNEEGANILDAETVWSYEGGIKGISLNDRLEYTLSGFAYDYSNFQTSVTELNDEGEFVSRQRDSGKASALGLETSVRAAVTEDITVFSNYAFIDATFDDTDEDGETQELAGNQFRLTPRHSISGGVNVDYSITPQVNAFLRPSVRYKSKVYFEEENNENISQDGYAVVDVRGGVTVRGIQIEGYVENVFDKEFIIDGGNTGAAFGTPTFIAGDPRFFGVRVSTSF encoded by the coding sequence ATGTGCTCTTCTCCTTCGACTTCTTCCTTCCCCACCCGGTGGCTCCCGCCTTTCTGCCTGTTCATCGCCCTAGCGTCTCTGGTTGTCGCTGCCTCACCCGCCCGGGCACAGGAACAGGGGACCGTCACCGGACAGGTGTTGACCCCTGATGGCAATTCACTTCCCGGGGCGACCGTCCGCATCGCACAGTCTGATGAGGACGGAGTGGATCCGCTCGGCGACCAGACGAACGCCAATGGCAACTTTCGGATCGAAGGGGTCCCTGCCGGCGAGCAGGAGCTGGTTGCCAGCTTCGTCGGGTACCGGACTCAGCGCCGAGACATTACGGTCGGGCCCGACACGTCTCCGCTCACCATTCGGCTTGAGGCGCAAACCCTTGCCCTGGAAGGCCTGACAGTCACTTCACAGAAGCGGATACAGGAGGTGCAGGAGATTCCGGCTGCTGTCTCCTCCTACGAGGGCGACTTTCTGGACGACATTGGGGTCCAGCAGTTTGATCGCTTTTCCGATTTCGTGCCGGGACTGCAGGTGCAGATTCAAAGCCCCAATAACCCGGGATTCGTCGTGCGTGGCATTACCAGTGACGATGGGGATGCGCGGGTGCAACCACGGGTGTCGGTGTACCAGAACGGCGTGTCGATCAGCAAGTCTCGGGGATCCGTTGTTGAACTGTACGACCTGGAGCGGGTGGAGGTCTTGAAGGGACCACAGGGAACGCTTTTTGGCCGAGCCGCCCAGATTGGTGCGGTAAACATCATTCAGAACCGTGCGGAGAACACCCAGTCGTTGCGGCTGGAGGGTGGGATCGGCAATGAGAACGAGCGCTACGTCACCGGCCACGCCAACGTTCCTGTGGTTGAGGATAAGCTTTTTCTTCGAGTGGCTAGTTTATATAACAAGCGGGATGGTGTCGTCAGCAACAAGACCGGCGATCCTCTGAACGGGAAAGAGACGTTCGCGTCGCGGGGATCGATGCGCTGGTTGCCAACAGACGGCACCGTAGTGGACGTGATCGCAAACTATCAGCGCGACACCCCGCCGGGCACCTCATTTAAGAGCGGGTCCTTCGCTCCCCCGGAGGGGACCACCGATCCTAGCTCCGCGGCCGCGATGGGCTCCGACCCGGTGCTGGAGGACGACGACTTGTTTCTCGACCGGACCGTGTGGGACGTGACGCTTCTCGTGGATCAGGCCCTCTCCTCCAATCTGACGCTCAACTCCACCACCGCGTACCGTGAATTCGACTCGCTAGAACGGTTTGATGCCGACGGCACGGCTGCGCCAGCCCTCCAATTTGACGAGGATGCCGAGGGCAAGCAGTTTAGCCAAGAGGTGCGCGTGACCTACGAAAGCACCGGGCGGTTTTCGGGCTTCGGCGGAGCGAACTTCTTCTGGGAGGATGGCTCCCAGCGCGTGCCGTTTCGAACCGACGAGCGGAGCTTCATCGCGCTCTTGAACTCCGATATCCCACTGGTTGGCGAGGATGGGCAGCCGACGCTCGTCCCTTCAATCCCCAACCCTGAGACGGGCAACTCGGTTGAACTGAAGGATTCCCATCAGGAAGCGTACACGAACTATGGGTCCACTACCGCCGCCGAGGTCTTTCTAGACGGGACCGTGGACGTGACCGAGGCGCTTTCGGTCACCGCTGGTCTCCGGGGCACGTTCGAGGACATGACTGGCGAATACAAGGTCACCAACAGTGAAACGCCAGGACGACTGGGGGCCCTTACAGGCGCCTCGCCCAATAACCTGTTTGAACCGACGAACGGGCGGCTCTCCGAGAGCGAAACGTTCTGGTCGGCCGTTGGGCGCCTAGCTGCCGACTACGCCATTACCGACGACATCAACTCGTACGTCACGCTGTCGCGCGGACGGCGGCCCAATGTTATTGACGTGAACGAGGAGGGCGCCAACATTCTGGATGCCGAGACGGTGTGGAGCTATGAGGGGGGCATCAAGGGAATCAGCCTGAACGATCGTCTCGAATACACTCTAAGTGGGTTTGCCTACGACTACAGCAACTTCCAGACCAGCGTCACTGAACTCAATGACGAGGGAGAGTTTGTGAGTCGCCAACGCGACTCGGGAAAGGCGTCGGCCCTGGGACTGGAGACGTCGGTACGGGCGGCCGTCACGGAAGACATCACCGTGTTCTCGAACTATGCGTTCATCGATGCGACCTTCGACGACACGGATGAAGACGGGGAAACGCAGGAACTGGCAGGAAACCAGTTCCGCCTAACTCCACGACACAGCATATCCGGAGGAGTGAACGTTGATTACAGCATCACGCCGCAGGTTAATGCCTTCCTGCGTCCCTCCGTCCGTTACAAGTCGAAGGTGTATTTCGAAGAAGAGAACAATGAGAACATCAGCCAGGACGGATACGCGGTCGTGGACGTACGTGGCGGCGTTACCGTCAGGGGGATTCAAATCGAGGGATACGTCGAAAATGTGTTCGACAAAGAGTTCATCATCGACGGGGGCAACACGGGGGCCGCATTTGGCACTCCGACATTTATTGCCGGAGACCCCCGCTTCTTTGGCGTGCGTGTGTCCACAAGCTTCTAA
- a CDS encoding thermonuclease family protein, with the protein MPDPSRRPTSKGFSRQESDRSRKTGGQVPSMVNATLIQALSGDALKVGVLLPEASGPDFPETATGRDVAVVYLWGVQAPRPGQPFGKAATEAAAQLCRGRHLRVATRSAGPEGYIRGSVVAEEKSTGGENAEARDVGRALVRRGLAWQDQRGPASAQLRALEQEARGQEVGLWQQEAPTPPWAWRG; encoded by the coding sequence ATGCCCGACCCATCTCGACGCCCAACCAGCAAGGGGTTCTCTCGCCAGGAAAGTGATCGGAGCCGAAAGACCGGCGGCCAGGTGCCCAGCATGGTCAATGCAACGCTCATCCAGGCCCTCAGCGGAGACGCGCTCAAAGTGGGTGTCTTACTTCCTGAGGCTTCCGGCCCTGACTTTCCGGAAACAGCTACTGGCCGGGATGTCGCCGTGGTCTACCTATGGGGAGTCCAGGCCCCGAGGCCGGGCCAGCCGTTCGGGAAGGCCGCTACGGAAGCGGCCGCTCAGCTCTGCCGCGGAAGACATCTCCGCGTTGCGACGCGGAGCGCAGGGCCGGAGGGGTACATCAGGGGCAGCGTCGTTGCTGAAGAGAAGAGCACTGGGGGTGAAAACGCGGAGGCGCGGGACGTAGGACGAGCCCTGGTGCGCCGCGGGCTGGCATGGCAGGACCAGCGTGGACCCGCTTCTGCCCAGCTCCGAGCATTGGAGCAGGAGGCCCGGGGGCAGGAGGTCGGCCTGTGGCAACAAGAGGCGCCGACTCCTCCATGGGCCTGGCGAGGGTGA
- a CDS encoding FecR family protein — protein MDDSMPPDLPDLFDDAAPDRQRDLASVWAALGEAEAARDQAFQQERTWTALAERLDLDAASEGSSAALPRAEGRPPRPRDPSDPARTSRQTWSGPTARRLLMLLVVLGGLLAGGWFWTRPVTVTTAGGTQATTTLPDGSTAQLNGGTHITYRRGFAALPFVPAEQRRVRLEGEAFFSVTSGDRPFQVVTPTARVTALGTQFTVESLRVDDDTTTQVTVREGRVRVAAAGRPEDAVTLAQPGAQSRVAGATASPTSPTMADLNYAEAWRRGGFAVRQSPLPATLRRLERRFGATIRLKVDSVQTRPMTLLYDEDARLETVLSDVCLVQNLSYRTTSQGYVLTEP, from the coding sequence ATGGACGACTCGATGCCCCCCGATCTTCCCGATCTATTCGACGATGCAGCCCCGGACCGCCAGCGCGATCTGGCATCGGTGTGGGCGGCGCTCGGCGAGGCGGAGGCCGCCCGCGACCAGGCCTTTCAACAGGAGAGGACCTGGACGGCCTTAGCGGAGCGCTTGGACCTGGACGCCGCCTCAGAGGGCTCGAGTGCTGCGCTACCCCGTGCGGAAGGCCGCCCGCCCCGTCCCCGGGACCCTTCCGATCCGGCACGCACATCCCGTCAGACGTGGTCCGGGCCTACGGCGCGGCGCCTTCTGATGCTGCTGGTGGTGCTCGGCGGGCTCCTCGCGGGAGGCTGGTTCTGGACGCGTCCCGTTACGGTTACCACTGCTGGTGGCACGCAGGCGACGACCACGCTCCCGGACGGGTCGACGGCCCAACTGAACGGCGGCACCCACATCACGTACCGACGCGGCTTCGCGGCTCTGCCCTTCGTCCCCGCCGAGCAACGGCGCGTACGGCTGGAGGGAGAGGCGTTTTTCTCCGTTACGTCCGGCGACCGGCCGTTTCAGGTGGTCACACCTACGGCCCGCGTCACGGCCCTCGGCACGCAGTTTACAGTGGAGTCCCTCCGCGTCGACGACGACACCACCACACAGGTAACCGTGCGGGAGGGACGCGTCCGGGTGGCGGCGGCAGGGCGCCCGGAAGACGCTGTCACGCTGGCGCAGCCCGGAGCACAGAGCCGCGTTGCAGGCGCCACCGCTTCTCCTACGTCCCCGACGATGGCCGACCTGAATTATGCCGAGGCCTGGCGGCGCGGCGGCTTTGCGGTCCGGCAGTCGCCTCTTCCCGCCACGCTGCGCAGGCTGGAGCGTCGGTTCGGGGCGACGATCCGCTTGAAGGTAGATTCCGTGCAGACGCGGCCGATGACGCTGCTCTACGACGAAGATGCACGCCTCGAGACTGTGCTCAGCGACGTGTGTCTGGTGCAGAACCTGTCGTATCGAACAACGAGTCAGGGGTACGTGTTGACCGAGCCATGA
- a CDS encoding carboxypeptidase-like regulatory domain-containing protein, which produces MIAGPLAPSFRTPLRRWWATVPACAHGSGGPVMMMGALLLVGMFFFFGVAPPQAFAQTPTDAPFAVRGAPLDEALQRLARQADIDLAYPSALVEGRTAFCRTRRSAAEARLTCLLRGTGVDYVRSSGGTYVLFERRRRAPQHGRLTGTVVDAATGEPLPRATVLLADASTGTTTNEGGQFQFGRVLSGTHRLVVTYVGYATQVDSIVVAPDARRRLRIALSPQPVSSEPLVVKGLQQRLPSDSLGRAVVSADPLARLAGSGTPGVLRRAGRELGTTTHGPLARLHVQGGSSGEHVLRLDGVPVRNPVSLGGFFSAFSPLALDRLTVHKAGYEASQGSYTAGVLTATHDVGRADERLAVTADPISANGRADVQWTTDQGRTGGAMVAARGSAWPLYQAGTLEHLLGTWTAPDPALTSFWLSGTDGPTAVQAQRHRTDARFSDLHAAVRWPLGAFHTLSVSGYRADNRLEAALSSRLATDDGAATLAAQDEYLWRNTALQARHTWTASERLSTALQAYGSWHTSQYRYGLRSSAGAAGPLQLPTSVLGDSPKERNRVAEGGLTAEVDYSPRADLRVEGALEGQYIDGAFRLENRFTGPVVHGTRAWQWSGHLQATASLGVGTTLTGGTRLTHVPVRNQTYAEPRLSLRHDWAEGPLGGGAFRLAGGLYRQFVTQASVTSAEPTSVLPDLQFWLPLDASVAPPRAYHGAASVLLLPSTAWSLRLEAYYKRHPRLHHVDYPRLIAAAGSEAGTPRRVSRQSALLGEGEGRTYGLDATLRRRTGRVTGQLSAGWGTAQRRYEERFDARWVSAPWEEPVRLATQARVRLADGLQVRGQWESVWGRSWALRRIYYDYVGPAGGGGLERSSLNAPGTDVLAPYHRLDLGLQGERTWRGVTVAAQLTLANALGRANPFDASLRRGAGTTTRQPRTLPGRRLVGVLSLRY; this is translated from the coding sequence ATGATCGCAGGTCCGCTCGCTCCTTCATTTAGAACACCGCTGCGCCGCTGGTGGGCAACAGTGCCGGCCTGCGCTCACGGGTCCGGGGGCCCCGTCATGATGATGGGTGCCTTGCTACTGGTGGGCATGTTTTTCTTTTTCGGGGTCGCTCCGCCGCAGGCCTTCGCCCAGACGCCGACCGACGCTCCCTTCGCGGTGCGGGGCGCCCCTCTGGACGAGGCCCTCCAGCGCCTGGCGCGGCAGGCGGACATCGATCTTGCGTACCCCTCGGCCCTGGTAGAAGGACGCACGGCGTTCTGCCGCACGCGCCGGTCCGCTGCCGAGGCACGGCTGACGTGTCTCCTGCGGGGCACCGGCGTCGACTACGTGCGCAGCTCCGGAGGCACATACGTGCTCTTCGAGCGCCGGCGCCGTGCCCCTCAGCACGGCCGCCTCACGGGCACGGTGGTTGACGCCGCCACCGGCGAGCCGCTGCCGCGCGCGACGGTGCTTCTCGCCGACGCCTCCACCGGCACCACGACCAATGAGGGGGGGCAGTTTCAGTTTGGGCGCGTGCTCTCCGGCACCCACCGCCTCGTCGTCACGTACGTCGGCTACGCGACACAGGTGGACAGCATCGTCGTGGCCCCCGACGCTCGCCGTCGCCTCCGCATTGCGCTCAGTCCACAGCCGGTATCGTCCGAGCCGCTGGTGGTGAAGGGCCTGCAGCAGCGGCTGCCGTCCGACTCGCTCGGGCGTGCCGTGGTGTCGGCCGATCCGCTCGCTCGCCTTGCGGGGAGCGGCACACCTGGGGTGCTTCGGCGCGCGGGGCGTGAACTGGGCACTACCACACACGGCCCGCTGGCGCGCCTCCACGTGCAGGGGGGCAGCAGTGGGGAGCACGTGCTGCGGCTCGACGGGGTGCCGGTGCGAAACCCCGTTAGCCTGGGCGGCTTCTTTAGCGCCTTCAGCCCGCTGGCGCTCGACCGACTCACCGTCCACAAGGCCGGCTACGAGGCGTCGCAGGGAAGCTACACCGCCGGCGTCCTGACGGCCACGCACGACGTGGGGCGGGCCGACGAGCGGCTGGCAGTGACGGCCGACCCGATCAGTGCCAACGGGCGGGCCGACGTGCAATGGACAACGGACCAGGGGCGGACGGGAGGGGCCATGGTGGCGGCTCGGGGCAGCGCCTGGCCCCTCTACCAGGCCGGCACGCTGGAGCACCTGCTGGGCACGTGGACGGCCCCAGACCCCGCCCTCACGTCCTTCTGGCTGTCCGGGACAGACGGACCGACGGCCGTGCAGGCCCAGCGCCACCGCACCGACGCCCGTTTCTCGGACCTGCACGCCGCCGTGCGGTGGCCGCTCGGGGCCTTTCACACGCTGTCGGTGTCGGGCTACCGCGCTGACAACCGCCTGGAGGCCGCCCTGTCCAGCCGCCTCGCCACCGACGACGGCGCGGCGACACTGGCGGCACAGGACGAGTATCTGTGGCGCAACACGGCCCTCCAGGCCCGCCACACGTGGACAGCCAGCGAGCGTCTCAGCACGGCGCTTCAGGCCTACGGCAGCTGGCACACCTCGCAGTACAGGTACGGCCTGCGCAGCTCAGCGGGCGCCGCCGGTCCCCTCCAGCTGCCTACGTCTGTTCTCGGCGATTCGCCGAAGGAACGCAATCGCGTGGCGGAGGGCGGCCTCACAGCGGAGGTGGACTACAGCCCCCGCGCCGACCTACGCGTCGAGGGGGCCCTCGAGGGGCAATACATCGATGGGGCCTTTCGCCTGGAGAATCGTTTCACGGGGCCGGTGGTGCACGGAACGCGGGCCTGGCAGTGGAGCGGGCATCTCCAGGCCACCGCGTCGCTCGGGGTAGGGACCACTCTGACCGGCGGCACGCGCCTCACGCACGTGCCCGTCCGCAATCAGACATATGCCGAGCCGCGCCTGTCGCTGCGACACGACTGGGCCGAGGGGCCGTTGGGGGGCGGTGCCTTTCGTCTTGCCGGCGGGCTCTACCGGCAGTTCGTCACGCAGGCGTCCGTCACGAGCGCCGAGCCGACGTCCGTACTCCCAGATCTTCAGTTTTGGCTTCCGCTCGACGCCAGCGTGGCCCCGCCGCGGGCCTACCACGGCGCAGCCAGTGTTCTTCTGCTTCCGAGCACGGCGTGGTCGTTGCGGCTGGAGGCGTATTACAAGCGCCACCCCCGCCTGCACCACGTGGACTACCCTCGCCTTATCGCCGCGGCCGGCTCGGAGGCGGGGACCCCGCGCCGGGTGTCGCGCCAGTCTGCACTTCTGGGAGAGGGCGAGGGCCGCACCTACGGGCTCGACGCCACCCTGCGCCGCCGCACTGGGCGCGTCACCGGGCAGCTGAGCGCCGGATGGGGCACGGCGCAGCGTCGCTACGAGGAACGCTTTGATGCCCGGTGGGTCTCGGCGCCCTGGGAGGAGCCGGTCCGCCTTGCCACCCAGGCGCGCGTCCGCCTCGCCGACGGCCTGCAGGTGCGGGGACAGTGGGAGAGCGTATGGGGGCGCTCCTGGGCCCTGCGCCGCATCTACTACGACTATGTGGGGCCGGCCGGCGGGGGCGGCCTGGAGCGCTCGTCGCTCAATGCCCCGGGCACGGATGTCCTCGCGCCGTACCACCGCCTGGACCTCGGCCTGCAGGGGGAGCGGACCTGGCGCGGCGTGACGGTGGCCGCGCAGCTCACGCTCGCCAATGCCCTCGGCCGGGCCAACCCGTTCGACGCCTCGCTCCGTCGGGGGGCCGGTACCACCACCCGCCAGCCCCGCACGCTGCCGGGGCGCCGCCTCGTGGGCGTCCTGTCGCTCCGCTACTGA
- a CDS encoding universal stress protein has product MATASKPVFQTLLVAHDFSLSSHRALGHAVDVASRTGATLHLMYVDRTAEGVLFEGGKAPSDDELQDRFEERCRTSLDPYDLSPTDGRVTCHAVRGVSPAPLLVEKAEEIEADLIVTGTEGRRGAQRLIVGSVAEEVLRTAPCPVLTVRQRKTDGASDSTGEASGSDVEQIVAPVDFSDLTEIALGHVTQLAPLYDVPVKLMHVVENPALPSVYEVKSSKVQARAAEQQAEEELRSLGEPLAEKGVSVSYVVHRGETTRTVVEATGHRNTLTVMGTKGLSGLRRVMLGSVTEAVIRESNGPILAVRSSAQVDKSPQANE; this is encoded by the coding sequence GTGGCCACCGCCTCTAAGCCTGTGTTTCAGACGCTTCTGGTTGCTCACGACTTCTCTCTCTCCTCACACCGTGCTCTGGGCCATGCGGTGGACGTTGCCTCTCGAACCGGGGCAACTCTCCACCTGATGTATGTGGACCGGACGGCCGAGGGCGTTCTATTTGAAGGCGGAAAGGCGCCCTCGGACGATGAGCTCCAGGACCGGTTTGAGGAGCGGTGCCGCACCTCGCTTGACCCGTATGACCTTTCGCCGACCGATGGACGAGTCACCTGCCACGCGGTGCGGGGAGTGTCCCCGGCGCCTCTACTGGTGGAAAAGGCAGAAGAGATCGAGGCCGACCTCATCGTGACGGGAACCGAAGGGCGCCGCGGCGCTCAGCGGCTCATCGTTGGGAGCGTAGCCGAAGAGGTGCTCCGCACGGCGCCCTGCCCGGTCTTGACGGTGCGGCAGCGAAAGACCGACGGAGCTTCCGATTCTACGGGCGAGGCTTCCGGCTCTGATGTGGAACAGATCGTCGCGCCCGTCGACTTTTCTGACCTCACAGAGATTGCCCTGGGGCACGTGACCCAGCTTGCCCCTCTCTACGATGTCCCCGTGAAGCTAATGCACGTCGTAGAGAACCCGGCCCTGCCATCTGTTTATGAGGTGAAATCCTCCAAGGTGCAGGCCCGAGCGGCTGAACAGCAAGCTGAGGAGGAGCTCCGATCGCTGGGGGAGCCGCTCGCGGAGAAGGGCGTGTCGGTGTCCTACGTCGTCCACCGGGGAGAGACGACCCGCACTGTCGTGGAGGCCACGGGCCACCGAAACACGCTGACCGTGATGGGAACGAAGGGGTTGTCGGGCCTGCGTCGCGTGATGCTTGGAAGCGTGACCGAGGCTGTCATCCGAGAGTCCAACGGACCCATCCTGGCTGTGCGCTCGTCCGCTCAAGTGGACAAGTCCCCTCAGGCAAACGAGTAG